A window of Deinococcus aquaedulcis contains these coding sequences:
- a CDS encoding histidine kinase N-terminal 7TM domain-containing diguanylate cyclase yields MTQFTLTPDLLPTLLALLVTLLMAGNTMHRTAHALQRAFLAVLLATCVWLGADLLSLSASDAQGRWDWGLVQFLGILTIPVAWLVLVQRHLRPMPEPMPWPRVLALLAAPLLTLALIWTNDRHGLIWQYPAGTVPVWGEVGRQPLYWLLIVAYPNALLAWGAGLLLPAWRAGHGAERHQITLLLLAAVLPTLVNTAYLLGVPVLPGGATPAPVVFALCLVPVAWGMLRYGLLRVAPLAHRQVVEQLADAVFVLDARGRILEANERAARLAGRPPAVLRGVRMGDVFQSWPQVAEDRPVEWRPGSEVWELRLSTVRNARGNALGQAVVARDVTERAQEHARVQRLASEDTLTGLGNRRAFETDLARETARAQRHGLPLAVTMIDLDGLKAVNDRQGHAYGDALLSAFGRALPGAFRPEDRAYRLGGDEFALLLAHSATEGEGAIHDRIARIVQRVQAQGFPEMGASVGVAYFPGEGAGEALVHLADERMYAQKAQHRAARSRAS; encoded by the coding sequence ATGACCCAGTTCACCCTGACCCCCGACCTGCTGCCCACGTTGCTGGCCCTGCTGGTCACCCTGCTGATGGCAGGAAACACCATGCACCGCACCGCGCACGCCCTGCAGCGGGCGTTTCTGGCGGTGCTGCTGGCCACCTGCGTGTGGCTGGGCGCCGACCTGCTGTCGCTGTCGGCCAGTGACGCGCAGGGGCGCTGGGACTGGGGGCTGGTGCAGTTTCTGGGCATCCTGACCATTCCGGTGGCGTGGCTGGTCCTGGTGCAGCGCCACCTGCGACCTATGCCCGAGCCGATGCCCTGGCCCCGGGTGCTGGCCCTGCTGGCCGCGCCATTGCTGACCCTGGCCCTGATCTGGACGAATGACCGCCACGGCCTGATCTGGCAGTACCCGGCGGGCACCGTACCGGTATGGGGCGAGGTTGGGCGCCAGCCGCTGTACTGGCTGCTGATCGTGGCCTATCCCAACGCCCTGCTGGCCTGGGGCGCAGGACTGCTGCTGCCCGCGTGGCGCGCCGGGCACGGGGCCGAACGCCACCAGATCACGCTGCTGTTGCTGGCGGCGGTGCTGCCCACGCTGGTGAACACCGCCTACCTGCTGGGTGTACCGGTGTTGCCGGGCGGCGCCACCCCCGCTCCGGTGGTCTTCGCGCTGTGTCTGGTACCGGTGGCCTGGGGGATGCTGCGCTACGGCCTGCTGCGGGTCGCGCCGCTGGCCCACCGGCAGGTGGTGGAGCAACTGGCCGACGCCGTGTTCGTGCTGGACGCCCGGGGCCGCATTCTGGAGGCCAATGAACGCGCCGCGCGGCTGGCGGGGCGGCCTCCCGCTGTACTGCGCGGCGTGCGCATGGGCGACGTGTTCCAGAGCTGGCCCCAGGTGGCCGAGGACCGCCCCGTAGAGTGGCGCCCCGGCAGCGAGGTCTGGGAACTGCGGCTGTCCACGGTGCGCAACGCGCGCGGCAACGCCCTGGGGCAGGCGGTGGTGGCCCGCGACGTCACCGAGCGCGCCCAGGAACACGCCCGGGTGCAGCGCCTCGCCAGCGAAGACACGCTGACGGGCCTGGGCAACCGCCGCGCCTTTGAAACCGATCTGGCCCGCGAAACCGCCCGCGCCCAGCGGCATGGCCTGCCCCTGGCCGTGACCATGATTGACCTGGACGGCCTGAAAGCGGTAAATGACCGCCAGGGCCACGCGTACGGCGACGCGCTGCTCTCGGCCTTTGGGCGGGCGCTGCCGGGCGCCTTCCGCCCCGAGGACCGTGCCTACCGCTTGGGGGGCGACGAGTTCGCCCTGCTGCTGGCCCACAGCGCCACCGAGGGTGAGGGCGCCATTCACGACCGCATCGCCCGAATTGTGCAGCGCGTGCAGGCGCAGGGGTTTCCCGAGATGGGGGCCAGCGTGGGCGTGGCCTACTTTCCCGGTGAGGGGGCTGGCGAGGCCCTGGTTCATCTCGCCGACGAGCGCATGTACGCCCAGAAAGCGCAGCACCGCGCTGCCCGCAGCCGGGCCAGCTAA
- the secG gene encoding preprotein translocase subunit SecG — MILNLFIVLFALVCVALVFFVLLQVPKQAGLSASMASGGSLLGGRGVEGGLIRITSVLGGFFMLLALLISFVSR, encoded by the coding sequence ATGATCCTGAACCTGTTTATTGTGCTGTTCGCGCTGGTGTGTGTGGCGCTGGTGTTTTTCGTGCTGTTGCAGGTCCCCAAGCAGGCGGGGCTGTCGGCCAGCATGGCGTCTGGCGGCTCGCTGCTGGGTGGCCGTGGGGTCGAAGGCGGCTTGATCCGTATTACCAGTGTGCTGGGCGGCTTCTTCATGCTGCTGGCCCTGCTGATCAGTTTCGTCTCGCGCTGA
- a CDS encoding S8 family serine peptidase: MPKLTTRLSGFLLLTALLGACQSPEPQPLQARTVTLGQATSMRVEVPYSGRWRVQERPDWLTVSPQAGNGPVALTVTIDRARATPLKANLAELSTEIKLAWSAGEGSGEKTGEVTWPVTARQFELRGRVVAPAQTQGADAQAAPRLNEAAAPAARGVIVKYREGVAAQTSVRALQAAGQKVSSAQALGGTLTRLNVVDVDAALRTLRADPRVEYAVPNAILRAQGTLAQPVVPGDQYAGLQWAYALAGYGGVWRDMEAGGYSRPVTVAVIDSGVRFDHPDLKGQMWDPGEGALDVLSFEAGEKAGDPPRYDNGDGDGPDTDPTDAGDANRTTGSHGTHVTGIIAARWGDHGASCPGCSPTGVVGATYKANVKVLPIRVIDSRGDATEADVALAIRYAAGLPVTLGGATYRTPHAAQVINLSLGGALKAEDARPLCEAIADARTAGALVVAAAGNGYGTSPYYPAACPGAVAVGSVTLSGASAPIRSPFSNAYPQVQLSAPGGAEPFSANAFNGGKLNGAAFPDAIFSTDWNYKKNEPMYAAQVGTSQASPQVAALAALLLSKGVTTGPDDTLARLNATATDLGAKGRDDLFGFGMINAAAALNAPAVSNTWGLRLQHARGQSFQPALDSLGRFQAYLADGSYTVIGGADRDGNGVYGETHELRDERQVTLDEATPSANVGDLSPR; this comes from the coding sequence ATGCCCAAACTGACCACCCGCCTGTCCGGCTTTCTGCTGCTCACGGCCCTGCTGGGCGCCTGCCAGTCCCCTGAGCCCCAGCCCCTGCAGGCCCGCACCGTCACCCTGGGTCAGGCCACGTCCATGCGGGTGGAGGTTCCCTACTCGGGCCGCTGGCGCGTGCAGGAGCGCCCCGACTGGCTGACGGTCTCGCCGCAGGCCGGCAACGGGCCAGTGGCCCTGACCGTCACTATTGACCGTGCGCGCGCCACGCCGCTCAAGGCGAATCTGGCCGAGCTGAGCACCGAGATCAAGCTGGCGTGGTCGGCTGGGGAAGGCAGCGGGGAAAAGACCGGCGAGGTCACCTGGCCGGTCACGGCGCGCCAGTTCGAGCTGCGGGGCCGGGTGGTGGCTCCCGCCCAGACGCAGGGAGCCGACGCGCAGGCGGCGCCCCGCCTCAACGAAGCGGCGGCGCCGGCCGCGCGCGGCGTGATCGTGAAGTACCGCGAGGGGGTAGCGGCCCAGACCAGCGTGCGTGCGCTGCAGGCCGCCGGGCAGAAGGTGAGCAGCGCGCAGGCCCTGGGCGGCACCCTGACCCGGCTGAATGTAGTGGATGTGGACGCCGCCCTGCGCACCCTGCGGGCCGACCCCCGGGTGGAGTACGCGGTGCCCAACGCCATCCTGCGTGCCCAGGGCACGCTGGCCCAGCCTGTGGTGCCCGGCGACCAGTACGCAGGCCTGCAGTGGGCCTACGCCCTGGCCGGGTACGGGGGCGTGTGGCGCGATATGGAGGCGGGCGGTTACTCGCGCCCGGTCACTGTGGCGGTCATTGACAGCGGCGTGCGGTTTGACCACCCGGACCTGAAGGGCCAGATGTGGGACCCCGGCGAAGGCGCGCTGGACGTGCTGAGCTTCGAGGCCGGCGAGAAGGCGGGCGATCCCCCCCGCTACGACAATGGCGACGGCGACGGCCCCGACACCGACCCCACCGACGCGGGCGACGCCAACCGGACGACGGGCAGCCACGGCACGCACGTGACCGGCATCATTGCCGCGCGCTGGGGCGACCACGGCGCCAGCTGCCCCGGCTGCAGCCCCACCGGGGTGGTAGGTGCCACGTACAAGGCGAACGTGAAGGTGCTGCCCATACGTGTGATTGACAGCCGGGGCGACGCCACCGAGGCCGATGTGGCGCTGGCCATCCGCTACGCCGCCGGGCTTCCGGTGACGCTGGGAGGCGCGACCTACCGCACCCCGCACGCCGCGCAGGTGATCAACCTGAGCCTGGGCGGCGCCCTGAAAGCCGAGGACGCCCGCCCGCTGTGCGAGGCGATTGCCGATGCCCGCACGGCCGGAGCCCTGGTGGTGGCCGCCGCCGGCAACGGCTACGGCACGTCTCCCTACTACCCCGCCGCCTGCCCAGGCGCCGTGGCGGTGGGCAGCGTGACCCTCTCGGGGGCCAGCGCGCCCATCCGGTCGCCCTTCAGCAACGCCTACCCGCAGGTGCAGCTCTCGGCCCCGGGGGGCGCCGAGCCGTTCAGCGCCAACGCTTTCAACGGCGGCAAGCTGAACGGCGCCGCCTTCCCGGACGCCATCTTCTCCACCGATTGGAACTACAAGAAGAACGAGCCCATGTATGCCGCGCAGGTGGGCACCAGCCAGGCCAGCCCGCAGGTGGCCGCGCTGGCCGCCCTGCTGCTGAGTAAGGGCGTGACCACCGGGCCCGACGACACCCTGGCCCGCCTGAACGCCACCGCCACCGATCTGGGCGCCAAGGGCCGCGACGACCTGTTTGGCTTTGGCATGATCAACGCGGCGGCGGCCCTGAACGCCCCGGCCGTCAGCAACACCTGGGGCTTGCGGCTTCAGCACGCGCGCGGGCAGAGCTTCCAGCCGGCGCTGGACAGCCTGGGCCGCTTCCAGGCCTATCTGGCTGATGGCAGCTACACGGTGATTGGCGGGGCGGACCGCGACGGTAACGGCGTGTACGGCGAAACCCACGAACTGCGCGACGAGCGGCAGGTCACCCTGGACGAGGCCACACCCAGCGCGAATGTGGGCGACCTGAGCCCCCGCTGA
- a CDS encoding MDR family oxidoreductase, with protein sequence MTSLPEHYRALRVVKDDQGTRAEFQSLPLDALPAGELLIEVSHSSLNYKDGLAVLGRPGVLRAYPMTPGIDLAGTVLEDRSGRWAPGTGVVVTGWGIGERQDGGYAELARVQPAWAVALPPGVGAHWAMSVGTAGFTAMLAVMALEEHGLTPGDGEVLVTGAAGGVGSVAVAVLAAAGHTVTASTGRLEETPYLQALGAARVIPREELPSLTRPLEKERWAGVVDTVGGATLAGAYASTRTHGSVAVCGLAGGSELRATVFPLILRGVNLLGVDSVTCPVPRREAAWARLARDLPAARLAEVTQVRSLSDVPGLAPQILAGQVRGRTVVDVRR encoded by the coding sequence ATGACGTCCCTGCCCGAGCACTACCGCGCCCTGCGCGTCGTGAAAGACGACCAGGGCACCCGCGCCGAATTTCAGTCCCTGCCCCTGGACGCCCTGCCGGCAGGCGAGCTGCTGATTGAGGTCAGCCACTCCAGCCTCAACTACAAAGACGGGCTGGCGGTGCTGGGCCGCCCCGGTGTGCTGCGCGCGTACCCCATGACGCCCGGCATTGATCTGGCGGGCACGGTGCTGGAAGACCGTTCGGGCCGCTGGGCCCCAGGCACCGGCGTGGTGGTGACCGGCTGGGGCATTGGCGAGCGGCAGGATGGCGGGTACGCCGAACTGGCCCGTGTGCAGCCCGCCTGGGCCGTGGCCCTGCCCCCAGGCGTGGGTGCCCACTGGGCCATGAGCGTGGGCACGGCTGGCTTCACGGCCATGCTGGCGGTGATGGCCCTGGAAGAGCACGGCCTGACCCCCGGGGACGGCGAAGTGCTGGTGACAGGTGCGGCGGGCGGTGTGGGCAGCGTGGCGGTGGCCGTGCTGGCTGCGGCTGGCCACACCGTCACCGCCAGCACCGGACGGCTGGAGGAGACCCCGTATCTGCAGGCCCTGGGCGCCGCGCGGGTGATTCCCCGTGAAGAATTGCCCTCCCTAACACGCCCGCTGGAAAAGGAGCGCTGGGCCGGTGTGGTGGACACCGTGGGCGGCGCGACCCTGGCCGGCGCCTACGCCTCCACCCGCACCCACGGCTCGGTGGCGGTGTGCGGGCTGGCCGGCGGCAGCGAGCTCCGCGCCACCGTGTTTCCCCTGATCCTGCGCGGCGTGAATCTGCTGGGCGTGGACTCCGTGACCTGCCCGGTGCCCCGCCGCGAGGCCGCCTGGGCCCGGCTGGCGCGCGATCTGCCCGCCGCCCGCCTGGCCGAGGTGACCCAGGTGCGTTCCCTGAGCGACGTGCCGGGCCTGGCGCCCCAAATTCTGGCCGGGCAGGTACGCGGGCGAACAGTGGTAGATGTGCGCCGGTAA
- a CDS encoding hemolysin family protein, producing MNDLFGVLALFVLVLMNGFFVAAEFALVSVRRTRIDQLADEGNATARVTQRALQNLDLYIAATQLGITMASLAIGFVAEPAIEHLIEPLFPEGQFSEGQIKAISFGVAFAISTVLHIVFGELAPKTWALQRSEQVSLIVTRPLLIFTTIFKWAIKGLNAMGNGVVRLFGLRGVSGHHTAYSEEEIRMIVSASSQEGVLEDDEKELVYNVFDLSDTTVREVMTPRIEMVLVDSAAPLRRLLDIRAEHGYSRIPVFQDTPDNIVGIVHTSDVLAHLDTLDHTLVADIMRPVFFVPEGMKIKDLLAKMRDKKSHLSIVVDEFGGTSGLVTLEDALEEIVGEIYDETDEEEVPMIEVIGEGMYLMDASLTVGEVEERLGSNIEDGEGEFDTLSGFMTSHFGDIPEAGQHFTHNGWTFTVEAADQRRVTRVRVERALNPDFLEPEPNHD from the coding sequence ATGAATGACCTGTTTGGTGTTCTCGCCCTGTTTGTCCTGGTTCTGATGAACGGCTTTTTCGTGGCCGCCGAGTTCGCCCTGGTGAGTGTGCGCCGCACGCGCATTGACCAGCTGGCCGATGAAGGCAACGCCACGGCGCGCGTCACCCAGCGCGCCCTGCAAAACCTCGATCTGTACATTGCCGCCACGCAGCTGGGCATCACGATGGCCAGTCTGGCGATTGGTTTTGTGGCTGAACCGGCCATTGAGCACCTGATCGAGCCGCTGTTCCCGGAAGGCCAGTTTTCAGAAGGCCAGATCAAGGCCATTTCCTTTGGGGTGGCCTTTGCCATCAGCACGGTGCTGCACATCGTCTTTGGCGAACTGGCCCCAAAGACCTGGGCTCTGCAGCGGAGCGAACAGGTCAGCCTGATCGTCACGCGCCCGCTGCTGATCTTTACCACCATCTTCAAGTGGGCCATCAAGGGCCTGAACGCCATGGGCAACGGCGTGGTGCGCCTGTTTGGCCTGCGCGGGGTATCGGGGCACCACACGGCCTATTCCGAAGAGGAAATCCGCATGATCGTGAGCGCCTCCAGCCAGGAAGGCGTGCTGGAAGACGACGAAAAAGAGCTGGTGTACAACGTCTTTGACCTCTCAGATACCACGGTGCGCGAGGTGATGACCCCCCGCATCGAGATGGTGCTGGTGGACAGCGCCGCGCCGCTGCGTCGCCTGCTGGACATCCGCGCCGAACACGGCTACTCGCGCATTCCGGTGTTTCAGGACACGCCGGACAACATCGTGGGCATCGTGCACACCAGTGACGTGCTGGCACACCTGGACACGCTGGATCACACGCTGGTGGCCGACATCATGCGCCCGGTGTTCTTTGTGCCCGAAGGCATGAAGATCAAGGACCTGCTGGCCAAGATGCGCGACAAGAAAAGCCACCTGAGCATCGTGGTGGACGAGTTCGGCGGCACCTCTGGCCTGGTCACGCTGGAAGACGCCCTGGAAGAAATCGTGGGCGAAATCTACGACGAAACCGACGAAGAAGAGGTGCCCATGATTGAGGTGATTGGCGAGGGCATGTACCTGATGGACGCCAGCCTGACCGTGGGCGAGGTGGAAGAGCGCCTGGGCAGCAACATTGAAGACGGCGAGGGGGAATTTGATACCCTGAGCGGCTTCATGACCAGCCACTTTGGCGACATTCCTGAAGCGGGCCAGCACTTTACCCATAACGGCTGGACCTTCACCGTCGAAGCCGCCGACCAGCGCCGCGTCACCCGTGTGCGTGTGGAACGCGCCCTGAATCCCGATTTCCTGGAACCCGAACCCAACCATGACTAA
- a CDS encoding ABC transporter substrate-binding protein, with translation MKKILTLALALTVGAAGAQSAFVWPAAWTAEPNTANKRGGELRLSAISDFKTMNPFTSSEADSIPDRMSTGTGLFTQDPRNDEFIPYMAAGAATVSNNNKRFVVKIRQGMKFSDGQAITADDFITTYNIERDDKVGSNSYDNWFLAGKPITLKKLDNYTLQFDFPQTSSKAYSLMSFTPWPDHVFGKAYREGGAEAIKKMWGLSTPASQIVSPGMWTLESYRAGERTVFKKNTFWGDWNKDSRGQELPYLNGMSVRIVADANAQLAAFLAGQVDTIPMRNADDLAQTKRAIDNGSLKAFLKANVSPQATSQWIVFNWNKAGDPEKQKLFRDVRFRRAMSHIANRQAMVQLALGGLGSETYFSTYPIFTQQLQAGLAAGAPQYKYNLAEATRLLGQMGYTKKNAQGYLVNRAGKVLEFNLSTNAGNTVREQLGRIFADEAKKVGVKVNFTPIDFNTLVGQLTAKGENRPFDAILLGLSGGDNIWSFGQNVVPCGTNLHSYNNPTNGKCLTSQEQLMTKLYYQGDAELNDARRRAIGGQLMKIEGELQPVIYLVGGNYHVAFNERLGGEYPASLMNAYYGHRLQALTFIK, from the coding sequence ATGAAAAAGATTCTGACCCTCGCTCTTGCTCTGACTGTTGGCGCTGCAGGTGCCCAGAGCGCATTTGTCTGGCCCGCTGCCTGGACCGCTGAGCCCAACACTGCCAACAAGCGCGGCGGCGAACTGCGCCTGTCGGCCATCAGCGACTTCAAGACCATGAACCCCTTCACCAGCTCGGAAGCCGACAGCATTCCTGACCGTATGTCGACGGGCACGGGGCTTTTCACCCAGGATCCCCGCAACGACGAGTTCATCCCCTACATGGCCGCTGGTGCGGCGACGGTGAGCAACAACAACAAGCGCTTCGTGGTCAAGATCCGTCAGGGCATGAAGTTCAGCGATGGCCAGGCCATCACGGCCGACGACTTCATCACGACCTACAACATTGAGCGTGACGACAAGGTCGGAAGCAACAGCTACGACAACTGGTTCCTGGCGGGTAAGCCCATCACGCTGAAGAAGCTGGATAACTACACCCTGCAGTTCGACTTCCCCCAGACCAGCTCCAAGGCCTACTCGCTGATGTCGTTCACCCCCTGGCCTGACCACGTGTTCGGCAAGGCCTACCGTGAAGGCGGCGCCGAAGCCATCAAGAAGATGTGGGGTCTGTCCACCCCCGCCAGCCAGATCGTGAGCCCCGGTATGTGGACCCTCGAGTCCTACCGCGCCGGCGAGCGCACGGTGTTTAAGAAGAACACCTTCTGGGGCGACTGGAACAAAGACAGCCGTGGTCAGGAACTGCCTTACCTCAACGGCATGTCCGTGCGCATTGTGGCGGACGCCAACGCCCAGCTGGCTGCCTTCCTGGCCGGTCAGGTGGACACCATTCCCATGCGTAACGCTGACGACCTGGCCCAGACCAAGCGCGCCATTGACAACGGCAGTCTCAAGGCGTTCCTGAAGGCGAACGTGAGCCCCCAGGCCACCAGCCAGTGGATCGTGTTCAACTGGAACAAGGCCGGTGACCCCGAGAAGCAGAAGCTGTTCCGCGACGTGCGTTTCCGCCGCGCCATGAGCCACATCGCCAACCGTCAGGCCATGGTGCAGCTGGCACTGGGTGGTCTGGGCAGCGAAACCTACTTCAGCACCTACCCCATCTTCACGCAGCAGCTGCAGGCCGGTCTGGCCGCTGGCGCACCCCAGTACAAGTACAACCTCGCCGAAGCCACCCGCCTGCTGGGTCAGATGGGCTACACCAAGAAGAACGCCCAGGGCTACCTCGTCAACCGCGCAGGCAAGGTGCTGGAATTCAACCTCAGCACCAATGCCGGCAACACGGTGCGCGAGCAGCTGGGCCGCATCTTCGCCGACGAGGCCAAGAAGGTCGGCGTGAAGGTCAACTTCACTCCCATTGACTTCAACACCCTCGTGGGCCAGCTGACGGCCAAGGGCGAGAACCGCCCCTTCGACGCGATCCTGCTGGGTCTGTCCGGCGGCGACAACATCTGGAGCTTCGGCCAGAACGTTGTGCCCTGCGGCACCAACCTGCACTCCTACAACAACCCCACCAACGGCAAGTGCCTCACCAGCCAGGAACAGCTGATGACCAAGCTGTACTACCAGGGCGACGCCGAACTGAACGACGCCCGCCGCCGCGCCATCGGTGGTCAGCTGATGAAGATCGAAGGCGAGCTGCAGCCGGTCATCTACCTCGTGGGTGGCAACTACCACGTGGCCTTTAACGAGCGTCTGGGCGGCGAGTACCCCGCCAGCCTGATGAACGCCTACTACGGCCACCGCCTGCAGGCCCTGACCTTCATCAAGTAA
- a CDS encoding ABC transporter permease — protein MIPFLLRRVVQSIPTLLLASVLIFFVIQLAPGDFLTPAKLNPNISPEQIANLERSFGLDRHPIEQYFLWMRNMLFNLDFGLSFSYQQPVWDVMGPRILNSMYLVLLNLVFFYAIAIPLGVFGAVRQNSFADKSINVVLYFLLGFPSFFLALIVIYGILQLRQATGWDIPFIGMTSNNFDQLSPLGKALDVFKHLLIPALVLAVSDAAGLTRVIRGQMLEVMRSDYIRTARAKGVSERTAIWKHTFRNAILPIVAGIGGLLPAAISGAGFLEVVFAYPGITPMLLDALNAQDLYLIAGFTVISTVLLIVGNALSDILLAVVDPRIKVG, from the coding sequence ATGATTCCATTTCTGCTGCGCCGGGTGGTGCAGTCCATCCCGACCCTGTTGCTGGCTAGTGTGCTGATCTTCTTTGTCATTCAGCTGGCGCCCGGCGATTTTTTAACGCCGGCAAAACTCAACCCAAACATCAGTCCCGAGCAGATTGCCAACTTGGAGCGGAGTTTTGGGCTGGACCGGCATCCGATTGAGCAGTATTTCCTCTGGATGCGCAATATGCTGTTCAATTTAGACTTCGGCTTGTCCTTTTCCTATCAGCAGCCAGTCTGGGACGTGATGGGCCCGCGAATCCTGAATTCCATGTACCTCGTGCTTCTCAACCTGGTGTTCTTTTACGCCATTGCCATTCCCCTGGGCGTGTTTGGGGCGGTGCGTCAGAACTCCTTCGCTGATAAATCCATCAACGTGGTGCTTTATTTCCTACTGGGCTTTCCCAGCTTCTTCCTGGCTCTGATTGTGATTTACGGCATTCTGCAGTTGCGTCAGGCAACGGGTTGGGACATTCCTTTTATCGGCATGACCAGCAACAATTTTGATCAGCTCTCGCCGCTGGGCAAGGCGCTGGATGTCTTTAAGCATTTGCTGATTCCGGCGCTGGTGCTGGCTGTGAGTGACGCGGCGGGCCTCACGCGTGTGATCCGGGGCCAGATGTTAGAAGTCATGCGCTCTGATTACATCCGCACTGCGCGCGCCAAAGGTGTCAGTGAGCGCACTGCCATTTGGAAGCACACCTTCCGCAACGCCATTTTGCCGATTGTGGCGGGCATTGGTGGTCTGCTGCCCGCAGCCATCAGCGGCGCGGGCTTTCTGGAAGTGGTCTTTGCGTATCCGGGCATTACGCCCATGCTGCTTGACGCACTCAACGCCCAGGATCTGTATCTGATTGCTGGCTTTACAGTGATCAGCACGGTCCTGTTGATCGTGGGCAATGCCCTGAGCGACATTCTTCTTGCGGTGGTTGACCCCCGCATCAAGGTCGGGTGA
- the cdd gene encoding cytidine deaminase, translated as MTNRLNLTPDPQLLDGAKAAFKQAYAPYSRFHVGAALRTADGRVYFGANVENASYGLGRCAEQSAVQAMATAGGRDFTDIVVYSEATPPASPCGACRQVLFEFAPDARVVCTNQHGDVVSGYVRDFLPDGFRLEHPGEGEEASVQ; from the coding sequence ATGACTAACCGTTTGAACCTGACCCCTGATCCCCAGCTGCTGGACGGCGCCAAAGCCGCCTTCAAGCAGGCCTACGCCCCCTACAGCCGCTTCCACGTGGGCGCGGCGCTGCGCACGGCCGACGGCCGCGTGTACTTTGGCGCCAACGTGGAAAACGCCAGCTACGGCCTGGGCCGCTGCGCCGAGCAGAGCGCCGTGCAGGCGATGGCCACCGCTGGCGGGCGCGACTTTACCGACATCGTGGTCTACTCCGAGGCCACGCCGCCCGCCAGCCCCTGCGGCGCCTGCCGGCAGGTGCTGTTTGAATTTGCCCCGGACGCCCGGGTGGTGTGCACCAACCAGCACGGCGACGTGGTGAGCGGCTACGTGCGTGACTTCCTCCCCGATGGCTTTCGCCTGGAACACCCGGGCGAGGGCGAAGAGGCCAGCGTTCAATAA
- a CDS encoding metal-binding protein, whose protein sequence is MAPVPSGRVHNLINIAAYSVLAAVTLIATRQEVVVVTPTQALHFTLAFAAGTFLLSPDLDLAEGRVDSKRHWGVLGVLWVPYGMLFSHRGWSHTWLVGPLTRLLYVALIAALVWGVLLYVVPGVTLPQLPATFNLHALWPPLLGYYLSQWLHLMADGVRPDHAARRVRRR, encoded by the coding sequence ATGGCGCCCGTGCCCAGCGGACGTGTGCATAACCTCATCAACATTGCGGCCTACAGCGTGCTGGCCGCCGTCACCCTCATTGCCACCCGGCAGGAGGTCGTGGTGGTGACCCCTACACAGGCGCTGCACTTCACCCTGGCTTTTGCGGCGGGCACCTTCCTGCTCTCCCCGGATCTGGATCTCGCTGAAGGCCGGGTGGACAGCAAGCGGCACTGGGGGGTGCTGGGGGTGCTGTGGGTGCCGTACGGCATGCTGTTCAGTCACCGGGGCTGGTCCCACACGTGGCTGGTGGGCCCCCTCACGCGGCTGCTCTACGTGGCCCTGATCGCTGCGCTGGTATGGGGCGTGCTGCTGTATGTGGTGCCAGGAGTCACCCTGCCCCAGCTGCCAGCCACCTTCAACCTGCACGCCCTCTGGCCGCCGCTGCTGGGGTACTACCTCAGCCAGTGGCTGCACCTGATGGCCGATGGGGTGCGGCCCGATCACGCGGCCCGCCGGGTCCGGCGCCGCTAG